Proteins from one Drosophila gunungcola strain Sukarami chromosome 3R, Dgunungcola_SK_2, whole genome shotgun sequence genomic window:
- the LOC128252744 gene encoding uncharacterized protein DDB_G0283357 isoform X2 translates to MNCLCRPSRIMSVRINLLDETEFIHEIKDDLPGQALLDVVFARLNLIETSYFGIRFVDEENQTHWLDPASRISRQLKPKSDPYDLYFGVKFYAADPCKLLEEITRYQLFLQVKQDVLQGRLPVAFELAAELGAFVVQSELGDYDQRRHSKGYVSEFRLLPNQSNELETRVSELHQQLKGMSPSSAELNYLDKVKWHDMYGVDLHPVLGEDSVEYFLGLTPSGIVVLRNKTTVAHYYWPRIAKVYYKGRYFMLRISDKNNELSTYGFETPRKSACKHLWRCCVEHHAFFRQVRVAPLPSSQSHAADLFQLGSRFRHSRPDKLTEKDALSAGRSPPAFTRTPSKRQPRRVIDDFFNSQSNGNGNGVAALGGGSHMGNRPLPQPGMGTISNNYDSPYRSTYSIPTSLGIRPCHQQQQQNNNSSSYNNNSGSNLQTPDSPRSTRSAPWPRSQQRSLFGHNPSSPRSVRSASTAGGGLHHHHSHHSHGHGTSHHPHHQSSAAAATSSSSSHHQHRQQRANSSSASHQQQRYRSSSVESHSSNDSRSTRKHKHRHRRTSDNESELSRGSGRSGRSGRSHHRKHRRSHRHRRDSAGGSDHNSTRGRSYSGHRSSSMRSGSAELIDSTSQWREVQRRQAEASLGQSSVQQAAVSKSSMVARSLHSNDSHSDTHSHHKSRRHRKNKSPSESRSRMWNSELAKHLQFDLVDTEGMSEQQLREIPYTVVETTSKRSNSNLKIHKSNSKSSVGAKSTGSGNTITNGSGSGNTGQARNRVDRIRGLYYQSSHPHDTNGGTGTGGQAPKNGSIRSASTISSRECERNNGLVRMMSSMSMGDFISPTGSNLSPLENSALRVSHEHTDSGLGADQDYAYSSERSSDSTRYGTNKSSGASSGSHRKSGGSAGGNYNNLMQQTVSNQQQQQQRSLFAQQQRQQQQQKSTYKSPSATNPGSQSSSGLAPVHNPSNPSQNPHNATNSNHQSPANRLLHYTTFENNQYKFSLNNALAKSSRGFMSGGGGSISNLAGSVVTSSIGGGPGLGSQGGGGAISRQRSFVEWPSNPASPYYYQGPSTQVAQVKRRDAKSDIGVPTRRLSGQSLTKTQLLSGGGQSQLTNAGCYPLHYASSNVSGVGHNRPLGQRSGGSGSFAGGGRGFGLQPAKSDLFLSYIHGAEYERPYIYNYKMPQMPGGGGAGGSPKQQTTAYHISGSQTADPPPPPPPLYGGTAPANDVMYYQFDKGTAGASPPATTTTSSPPIVQQPRQTGGPLVYLQHGQNVVAASEVQQQTTLSNGSQSCSEEDEAMIVLEALKMEAQTTNDETEDTEDEAAEAEDMFDADAPLMSPTGSHNSSNNNNNGSGSSSSSRNNTNFDNCNGNVYSGQQQAKILGPITSGNQTLNCPTLNANTNTNPNPSSFTTNNSHSNSQTNANANAIPPPKATSNSSSTTATLVAGAAATTGTAATSTANLQESQNISSSLEIILSPIIQSSRRAQL, encoded by the exons GATGATTTGCCGGGCCAGGCTCTGCTGGATGTCGTCTTTGCCAGGCTCAATTTAATCGAGACCTCATACTTCGGCATACGTTTTGTAGACGAGGAGAATCAGACG CACTGGCTGGATCCTGCGTCTCGTATTTCGCGACAACTCAAGCCCAAGTCGGACCCATATGACTTGTATTTCGGCGTCAAGTTCTATGCTGCTGATCCCTGTAAGCTGCTAGAGGAAATAACTAG GTATCAACTTTTTCTGCAAGTCAAACAGGATGTTCTGCAGGGACGACTGCCTGTGGCCTTTGAACTCGCCGCCGAACTCGGAGCCTTTGTGGTGCAAT CCGAGTTGGGTGACTATGATCAGCGGCGCCACTCGAAAGGCTATGTGTCCGAATTCCGACTTCTGCCAAACCAGAGCAACGAGCTGGAAACCCGCGTCTCTGAACTCCATCAGCAGCTAAAGGGAATGTCGCCCTCCAGTGCCGAACTTAACTATCTGGACAAAGTCAAATGGCATGATATGTACGGCGTGGATTTGCATCCCGTTCTG GGCGAGGACAGCGTGGAGTATTTCCTGGGCTTAACTCCTAGCGGGATTGTCGTGCTGCGCAACAAGACGACGGTGGCTCATTACTATTGGCCGCGCATTGCCAAAGTTTATTATAAAGGACGCTATTTTATGCTCAGGATAAGcgataaaaat AATGAGCTAAGCACCTACGGATTCGAGACGCCTCGCAAATCGGCCTGCAAACATTTGTGGCGATGCTGCGTGGAACATCATGCTTTTTTCAGGCAGGTGCGAGTGGCCCCTCTGCCCAGCTCGCAGTCGCATGCCGCCGATTTGTTCCAACTGGGATCGCGCTTCAGGCACAG TCGCCCGGACAAGCTTACGGAGAAGGATGCACTTTCCGCCGGACGATCGCCGCCTGCCTTTACCCGTACTCCTTCAAAACGCCAGCCGCGCCGCGTGATTGATGACTTTTTTAACAGCCAAagcaatggcaatggaaatGGAGTGGCAGCATTAGGTGGAGGAAGCCACATGGGCAACAGACCTCTTCCTCAACCCGGAATGGGCACCATCTCCAA CAACTACGACAGTCCCTACCGCTCCACGTATAGTATACCCACCAGTTTGGGGATCAGGCCCtgccatcagcagcagcagcagaacaaCAACTCCAGcagctacaacaacaacagtggGAGCAACCTGCAAACACCTGACTCACCGCGAAGCACACGAAGTGCTCCCTGGCCCCGATCCCAGCAAAGATCGTTGTTCGGCCACAATCCTTCGAGCCCGCGATCCGTGAGATCTGCCAGCACAGCGGGTGGCGGACTGCACCACCATCACAGCCACCACAGCCATGGCCACGGCACCAGCCACCATCCACACCACCAATCCTCCGCGGCGGCGGCCACctcctcatcatcatcgcaCCACCAACACCGGCAGCAGAGGGCCAACTCCTCATCCGCCTCACATCAGCAGCAAAGATACCGCTCCAGTTCCGTTGAGAGCCACTCCTCCAACGACTCAAGGTCCACAAGAAA ACATAAGCACCGCCATCGTCGCACTTCTGACAATGAAAGCGAACTTTCAAGAGGATCCGGCCGCTCTGGAAGATCGGGACGTTCGCATCATAGAAAGCATCGCAGGTCGCATCGGCATCGACGGGATTCGGCTGGAGGATCGGATCATAATAGCACCCGTGGGCGCAGTTACTCCGGTCATCGAAGCTCCTCGATGAGGAGTGGTAGTGCTGAGCTTATTGACTCCACCTCACAATGGAGGGAGGTTCAAAGGCGCCAGGCCGAGGCCAGTTTGGGCCAGAGTTCCGTTCAACAGGCGGCAGTTTCCAAGAGCAGCATGGTGGCCAGGAGCCTTCACAGCAACGATAGTCATTCGGATACCCATTCGCATCACAAGTCCAGAAGGCATCGCAAGAACAA ATCCCCATCGGAATCACGCAGTCGCATGTGGAATAGCGAATTGGCGAAGCACCTGCAATTCGATCTGGTGGACACGGAGGGCATGTCGGAGCAGCAGCTGCGCGAGATCCCCTACACGGTGGTGGAGACCACCTCGAAGAGGTCCAACTCCAACCTGAAGATCCACAAGAGTAACAGCAAGAGTAGTGTGGGAGCCAAGAGCACGGGTTCGGGCAACACCATCACCAATGGCAGTGGTTCAGGGAACACGGGTCAGGCCAGGAATCGTGTCGATCGAATAAGAGG ACTTTACTATCAAAGCTCGCATCCGCACGATACTAATGGAGGAACGGGAACTGGTGGGCAAGCACCCAAAAACGGATCCATACGATCGGCCAGTACGATTTCTTCTAGGGAGTGCGAACGGAATAATGGTTTAGTTAG AATGATGTCCAGTATGAGCATGGGTGATTTTATCTCGCCCACTGGCTCCAATCTGAGTCCTTTGGAGAACTCAGCGTTGAGAGTTTCCCATGAGCACACTGACTCAGGTCTGGGAGCAGATCAGGACTATGCTTATTCATCGGAAAG ATCCAGCGACAGCACCCGCTATGGCACCAACAAATCGTCGGGCGCCTCGAGCGGATCGCACCGGAAGTCGGGCGGCAGTGCCGGCGGCAACTACAACAACCTGATGCAGCAGACCGTGAGtaaccagcagcagcagcagcagcgctcGCTGTTCGCCCAACAgcagcgccagcagcagcagcagaagagCACCTACAAATCGCCATCGGCCACTAACCCGGGCAGCCAGAGTTCCTCGGGACTGGCGCCTGTCCACAATCCGAGCAACCCCAGTCAAAATCCCCACAACGCTACTAACTCTAATCACCAGTCGCCGGCCAATCGCCTGCTCCACTACACGACCTTTGAGAACAACCAGTACAAGTTCAGTCTGAACAATGCACTGGCCAAGAGTTCCAGGGGTTTTATGAGTGGTGGAGGAGGCAGCATTAGCAATCTTGCCGGGAGTGTGGTGACATCTAGTATCGGTGGTGGTCCAGGCTTAGGTTCTcaaggtggtggtggtgctatCAGCCGGCAACGCAGCTTTGTGGAGTGGCCCAGCAATCCGGCCTCGCCGTATTACTACCAAGGTCCTTCGACTCAAGTGGCGCAGGTTAAGCGGCGGGATGCCAAGTCGGATATTGGGGTGCCCACGAGACGGCTCTCAGGGCAGAGTTTGACCAAGACGCAGCTGCTCTCGGGCGGCGGGCAGTCCCAGTTGACCAATGCGGGCTGCTATCCCTTGCACTATGCCAGCAGCAATGTTTCAGGTGTGGGCCACAATCGTCCACTGGGTCAGAGGTCGGGGGGCAGTGGCTCCTTCGCCGGAGGAGGAAGGGGTTTCGGCCTCCAGCCTGCCAAATCAGATCTCTTCTTGTCCTACATACACGGGGCGGAGTACGAAAGGCCCTACATATACAACTACAAGATGCCACAGATGCCGGGTGGCGGCGGAGCAGGGGGTTCCCCGAAACAACAAACCACCGCTTACCACATTTCTGGATCACAGACCGCAGAtccgccgccaccgcctccGCCACTTTATGGCGGCACGGCGCCCGCCAACGATGTCATGTACTATCAGTTTGACAAAGGTACCGCCGGCGCTTCTCCTccggcgacgacgacgacgtcaTCGCCGCCCATTGTCCAGCAGCCGCGGCAAACGGGCGGTCCATTAGTGTATCTGCAACATGGCCAGAATGTTGTAGCTGCCTCCGAGGTGCAGCAGCAAACT ACGCTCTCGAATGGGTCGCAGTCCTGCAGCGAAGAGGACGAGGCCATGATTGTCCTGGAGGCCCTGAAAATGGAGGCGCAGACCACCAACGATGAGACCGAAGATACCGAAGATGAGGCCGCCGAGGCGGAGGACATGTTTGATGCCGATGCTCCTTTGATGTCCCCCACGGGCAGTCACAATAGctcaaataataacaacaacggcagcggaagcagcagcagcagcagaaacaatACTAATTTCGATAATTGCAATGGGAATGTCTACAGTGGTCAGCAGCAGGCGAAAATACTAGGGCCAATTACCAGCGGCAACCAAACGTTAAATTGTCCCACATTGaatgcaaatacaaatacgaatccgaatccgagtAGCTTCACCACCAATAATAGTCACTCCAATAGCCAAAcaaatgcgaatgcgaatgcgattCCCCCTCCCAAagccaccagcaacagcagcagcacaacaGCAACTCTAGTTGCAGGTGCAGCAGCGACAActggcacagcagcaacatcaactgCCAACCTGCAAGAAAGTCAAAACATTTCCTCCAGCTTAGAGATAATCCTTTCGCCAATTATCCAAAGTAGTCGACg
- the LOC128252744 gene encoding hornerin isoform X1, with product MNCLCRPSRIMSVRINLLDETEFIHEIKDDLPGQALLDVVFARLNLIETSYFGIRFVDEENQTHWLDPASRISRQLKPKSDPYDLYFGVKFYAADPCKLLEEITRYQLFLQVKQDVLQGRLPVAFELAAELGAFVVQSELGDYDQRRHSKGYVSEFRLLPNQSNELETRVSELHQQLKGMSPSSAELNYLDKVKWHDMYGVDLHPVLGEDSVEYFLGLTPSGIVVLRNKTTVAHYYWPRIAKVYYKGRYFMLRISDKNNELSTYGFETPRKSACKHLWRCCVEHHAFFRQVRVAPLPSSQSHAADLFQLGSRFRHSRPDKLTEKDALSAGRSPPAFTRTPSKRQPRRVIDDFFNSQSNGNGNGVAALGGGSHMGNRPLPQPGMGTISNNYDSPYRSTYSIPTSLGIRPCHQQQQQNNNSSSYNNNSGSNLQTPDSPRSTRSAPWPRSQQRSLFGHNPSSPRSVRSASTAGGGLHHHHSHHSHGHGTSHHPHHQSSAAAATSSSSSHHQHRQQRANSSSASHQQQRYRSSSVESHSSNDSRSTRKHKHRHRRTSDNESELSRGSGRSGRSGRSHHRKHRRSHRHRRDSAGGSDHNSTRGRSYSGHRSSSMRSGSAELIDSTSQWREVQRRQAEASLGQSSVQQAAVSKSSMVARSLHSNDSHSDTHSHHKSRRHRKNKSPSESRSRMWNSELAKHLQFDLVDTEGMSEQQLREIPYTVVETTSKRSNSNLKIHKSNSKSSVGAKSTGSGNTITNGSGSGNTGQARNRVDRIRGSHPHDTNGGTGTGGQAPKNGSIRSASTISSRECERNNGLVRMMSSMSMGDFISPTGSNLSPLENSALRVSHEHTDSGLGADQDYAYSSERSSDSTRYGTNKSSGASSGSHRKSGGSAGGNYNNLMQQTVSNQQQQQQRSLFAQQQRQQQQQKSTYKSPSATNPGSQSSSGLAPVHNPSNPSQNPHNATNSNHQSPANRLLHYTTFENNQYKFSLNNALAKSSRGFMSGGGGSISNLAGSVVTSSIGGGPGLGSQGGGGAISRQRSFVEWPSNPASPYYYQGPSTQVAQVKRRDAKSDIGVPTRRLSGQSLTKTQLLSGGGQSQLTNAGCYPLHYASSNVSGVGHNRPLGQRSGGSGSFAGGGRGFGLQPAKSDLFLSYIHGAEYERPYIYNYKMPQMPGGGGAGGSPKQQTTAYHISGSQTADPPPPPPPLYGGTAPANDVMYYQFDKGTAGASPPATTTTSSPPIVQQPRQTGGPLVYLQHGQNVVAASEVQQQTTLSNGSQSCSEEDEAMIVLEALKMEAQTTNDETEDTEDEAAEAEDMFDADAPLMSPTGSHNSSNNNNNGSGSSSSSRNNTNFDNCNGNVYSGQQQAKILGPITSGNQTLNCPTLNANTNTNPNPSSFTTNNSHSNSQTNANANAIPPPKATSNSSSTTATLVAGAAATTGTAATSTANLQESQNISSSLEIILSPIIQSSRRAIVSEMSTEL from the exons GATGATTTGCCGGGCCAGGCTCTGCTGGATGTCGTCTTTGCCAGGCTCAATTTAATCGAGACCTCATACTTCGGCATACGTTTTGTAGACGAGGAGAATCAGACG CACTGGCTGGATCCTGCGTCTCGTATTTCGCGACAACTCAAGCCCAAGTCGGACCCATATGACTTGTATTTCGGCGTCAAGTTCTATGCTGCTGATCCCTGTAAGCTGCTAGAGGAAATAACTAG GTATCAACTTTTTCTGCAAGTCAAACAGGATGTTCTGCAGGGACGACTGCCTGTGGCCTTTGAACTCGCCGCCGAACTCGGAGCCTTTGTGGTGCAAT CCGAGTTGGGTGACTATGATCAGCGGCGCCACTCGAAAGGCTATGTGTCCGAATTCCGACTTCTGCCAAACCAGAGCAACGAGCTGGAAACCCGCGTCTCTGAACTCCATCAGCAGCTAAAGGGAATGTCGCCCTCCAGTGCCGAACTTAACTATCTGGACAAAGTCAAATGGCATGATATGTACGGCGTGGATTTGCATCCCGTTCTG GGCGAGGACAGCGTGGAGTATTTCCTGGGCTTAACTCCTAGCGGGATTGTCGTGCTGCGCAACAAGACGACGGTGGCTCATTACTATTGGCCGCGCATTGCCAAAGTTTATTATAAAGGACGCTATTTTATGCTCAGGATAAGcgataaaaat AATGAGCTAAGCACCTACGGATTCGAGACGCCTCGCAAATCGGCCTGCAAACATTTGTGGCGATGCTGCGTGGAACATCATGCTTTTTTCAGGCAGGTGCGAGTGGCCCCTCTGCCCAGCTCGCAGTCGCATGCCGCCGATTTGTTCCAACTGGGATCGCGCTTCAGGCACAG TCGCCCGGACAAGCTTACGGAGAAGGATGCACTTTCCGCCGGACGATCGCCGCCTGCCTTTACCCGTACTCCTTCAAAACGCCAGCCGCGCCGCGTGATTGATGACTTTTTTAACAGCCAAagcaatggcaatggaaatGGAGTGGCAGCATTAGGTGGAGGAAGCCACATGGGCAACAGACCTCTTCCTCAACCCGGAATGGGCACCATCTCCAA CAACTACGACAGTCCCTACCGCTCCACGTATAGTATACCCACCAGTTTGGGGATCAGGCCCtgccatcagcagcagcagcagaacaaCAACTCCAGcagctacaacaacaacagtggGAGCAACCTGCAAACACCTGACTCACCGCGAAGCACACGAAGTGCTCCCTGGCCCCGATCCCAGCAAAGATCGTTGTTCGGCCACAATCCTTCGAGCCCGCGATCCGTGAGATCTGCCAGCACAGCGGGTGGCGGACTGCACCACCATCACAGCCACCACAGCCATGGCCACGGCACCAGCCACCATCCACACCACCAATCCTCCGCGGCGGCGGCCACctcctcatcatcatcgcaCCACCAACACCGGCAGCAGAGGGCCAACTCCTCATCCGCCTCACATCAGCAGCAAAGATACCGCTCCAGTTCCGTTGAGAGCCACTCCTCCAACGACTCAAGGTCCACAAGAAA ACATAAGCACCGCCATCGTCGCACTTCTGACAATGAAAGCGAACTTTCAAGAGGATCCGGCCGCTCTGGAAGATCGGGACGTTCGCATCATAGAAAGCATCGCAGGTCGCATCGGCATCGACGGGATTCGGCTGGAGGATCGGATCATAATAGCACCCGTGGGCGCAGTTACTCCGGTCATCGAAGCTCCTCGATGAGGAGTGGTAGTGCTGAGCTTATTGACTCCACCTCACAATGGAGGGAGGTTCAAAGGCGCCAGGCCGAGGCCAGTTTGGGCCAGAGTTCCGTTCAACAGGCGGCAGTTTCCAAGAGCAGCATGGTGGCCAGGAGCCTTCACAGCAACGATAGTCATTCGGATACCCATTCGCATCACAAGTCCAGAAGGCATCGCAAGAACAA ATCCCCATCGGAATCACGCAGTCGCATGTGGAATAGCGAATTGGCGAAGCACCTGCAATTCGATCTGGTGGACACGGAGGGCATGTCGGAGCAGCAGCTGCGCGAGATCCCCTACACGGTGGTGGAGACCACCTCGAAGAGGTCCAACTCCAACCTGAAGATCCACAAGAGTAACAGCAAGAGTAGTGTGGGAGCCAAGAGCACGGGTTCGGGCAACACCATCACCAATGGCAGTGGTTCAGGGAACACGGGTCAGGCCAGGAATCGTGTCGATCGAATAAGAGG CTCGCATCCGCACGATACTAATGGAGGAACGGGAACTGGTGGGCAAGCACCCAAAAACGGATCCATACGATCGGCCAGTACGATTTCTTCTAGGGAGTGCGAACGGAATAATGGTTTAGTTAG AATGATGTCCAGTATGAGCATGGGTGATTTTATCTCGCCCACTGGCTCCAATCTGAGTCCTTTGGAGAACTCAGCGTTGAGAGTTTCCCATGAGCACACTGACTCAGGTCTGGGAGCAGATCAGGACTATGCTTATTCATCGGAAAG ATCCAGCGACAGCACCCGCTATGGCACCAACAAATCGTCGGGCGCCTCGAGCGGATCGCACCGGAAGTCGGGCGGCAGTGCCGGCGGCAACTACAACAACCTGATGCAGCAGACCGTGAGtaaccagcagcagcagcagcagcgctcGCTGTTCGCCCAACAgcagcgccagcagcagcagcagaagagCACCTACAAATCGCCATCGGCCACTAACCCGGGCAGCCAGAGTTCCTCGGGACTGGCGCCTGTCCACAATCCGAGCAACCCCAGTCAAAATCCCCACAACGCTACTAACTCTAATCACCAGTCGCCGGCCAATCGCCTGCTCCACTACACGACCTTTGAGAACAACCAGTACAAGTTCAGTCTGAACAATGCACTGGCCAAGAGTTCCAGGGGTTTTATGAGTGGTGGAGGAGGCAGCATTAGCAATCTTGCCGGGAGTGTGGTGACATCTAGTATCGGTGGTGGTCCAGGCTTAGGTTCTcaaggtggtggtggtgctatCAGCCGGCAACGCAGCTTTGTGGAGTGGCCCAGCAATCCGGCCTCGCCGTATTACTACCAAGGTCCTTCGACTCAAGTGGCGCAGGTTAAGCGGCGGGATGCCAAGTCGGATATTGGGGTGCCCACGAGACGGCTCTCAGGGCAGAGTTTGACCAAGACGCAGCTGCTCTCGGGCGGCGGGCAGTCCCAGTTGACCAATGCGGGCTGCTATCCCTTGCACTATGCCAGCAGCAATGTTTCAGGTGTGGGCCACAATCGTCCACTGGGTCAGAGGTCGGGGGGCAGTGGCTCCTTCGCCGGAGGAGGAAGGGGTTTCGGCCTCCAGCCTGCCAAATCAGATCTCTTCTTGTCCTACATACACGGGGCGGAGTACGAAAGGCCCTACATATACAACTACAAGATGCCACAGATGCCGGGTGGCGGCGGAGCAGGGGGTTCCCCGAAACAACAAACCACCGCTTACCACATTTCTGGATCACAGACCGCAGAtccgccgccaccgcctccGCCACTTTATGGCGGCACGGCGCCCGCCAACGATGTCATGTACTATCAGTTTGACAAAGGTACCGCCGGCGCTTCTCCTccggcgacgacgacgacgtcaTCGCCGCCCATTGTCCAGCAGCCGCGGCAAACGGGCGGTCCATTAGTGTATCTGCAACATGGCCAGAATGTTGTAGCTGCCTCCGAGGTGCAGCAGCAAACT ACGCTCTCGAATGGGTCGCAGTCCTGCAGCGAAGAGGACGAGGCCATGATTGTCCTGGAGGCCCTGAAAATGGAGGCGCAGACCACCAACGATGAGACCGAAGATACCGAAGATGAGGCCGCCGAGGCGGAGGACATGTTTGATGCCGATGCTCCTTTGATGTCCCCCACGGGCAGTCACAATAGctcaaataataacaacaacggcagcggaagcagcagcagcagcagaaacaatACTAATTTCGATAATTGCAATGGGAATGTCTACAGTGGTCAGCAGCAGGCGAAAATACTAGGGCCAATTACCAGCGGCAACCAAACGTTAAATTGTCCCACATTGaatgcaaatacaaatacgaatccgaatccgagtAGCTTCACCACCAATAATAGTCACTCCAATAGCCAAAcaaatgcgaatgcgaatgcgattCCCCCTCCCAAagccaccagcaacagcagcagcacaacaGCAACTCTAGTTGCAGGTGCAGCAGCGACAActggcacagcagcaacatcaactgCCAACCTGCAAGAAAGTCAAAACATTTCCTCCAGCTTAGAGATAATCCTTTCGCCAATTATCCAAAGTAGTCGACg